One stretch of Corynebacterium callunae DSM 20147 DNA includes these proteins:
- a CDS encoding DUF2550 domain-containing protein — MEFITWALVIVAVLAVVLAAWRFFTLRSRGTTVILRHLPQNGLHGWRHGTLRYNANDLEYFKLRSLSPMADLILNRLSVTLLDRREPTAEEAVFMSEGSRVIHIKSKNEEIELALDSHGEMAFTAWLEAAPDARSEHSISAHELQRFRFGEFGKGTQKDK; from the coding sequence GTGGAATTTATTACTTGGGCCTTGGTGATCGTTGCAGTTCTTGCTGTTGTGCTCGCAGCCTGGCGTTTTTTCACCCTGCGTTCACGTGGCACCACTGTCATCTTGCGCCACCTGCCACAAAATGGCCTGCACGGCTGGCGCCATGGCACCTTGCGTTATAACGCGAATGATCTTGAGTACTTTAAGCTGCGCTCTCTTTCTCCTATGGCTGACCTTATTCTCAACCGCCTTTCGGTAACCCTCCTTGATCGCAGGGAGCCTACTGCCGAAGAGGCGGTTTTTATGTCTGAAGGCTCCCGCGTTATTCACATCAAGTCAAAAAATGAAGAAATTGAACTTGCCCTAGATAGCCATGGAGAGATGGCCTTTACCGCTTGGCTGGAAGCTGCCCCAGATGCTCGCTCTGAGCATTCCATTAGTGCTCATGAGTTGCAGCGTTTCCGCTTTGGTGAATTTGGCAAAGGCACCCAAAAGGATAAATAG
- a CDS encoding L-threonylcarbamoyladenylate synthase produces the protein MSRIYDCAEPESRAAGLKAAVDAVKTGQLVVLPTDTLYGLGCDAFNNQAVANLLATKHRGPDMPVPVLVGSWDTIQGLVHTYSAQAKALVEAFWPGGLSIIVPQAPSLPWNLGDTRGTVMLRMPLHPVAIELLRQTGPMAVSSANISGQTPPSTVTAARQQLNQNVAVYLDGGECAIGLPSTIVDISGDHPKILREGAISAERVGEVLGVTAESLR, from the coding sequence GTGAGCAGAATTTACGATTGTGCAGAACCAGAATCTCGGGCAGCCGGCCTCAAAGCAGCAGTAGATGCTGTTAAAACCGGCCAGCTGGTAGTCCTGCCAACCGATACTCTTTATGGATTAGGTTGCGATGCCTTCAACAACCAGGCTGTTGCCAACCTCCTAGCCACCAAGCACCGCGGACCGGATATGCCCGTCCCAGTGCTGGTCGGCAGCTGGGATACCATCCAGGGCTTGGTTCACACCTACTCTGCACAAGCTAAAGCTCTGGTAGAAGCTTTCTGGCCAGGTGGACTGTCCATCATCGTGCCACAGGCTCCAAGCCTGCCATGGAACCTTGGCGATACCCGTGGCACCGTCATGCTACGTATGCCTTTGCATCCAGTTGCCATTGAGTTGCTACGCCAGACCGGCCCAATGGCTGTATCCTCTGCCAACATTTCCGGCCAGACCCCACCAAGCACCGTTACTGCGGCACGCCAGCAGCTCAACCAAAATGTGGCGGTTTATCTTGACGGTGGCGAGTGCGCCATTGGTTTGCCTTCCACCATTGTTGATATCTCGGGCGATCATCCAAAGATTCTGCGTGAGGGAGCAATCAGCGCTGAGCGCGTCGGAGAAGTGCTAGGGGTGACGGCAGAGAGCCTGCGCTAA
- the atpA gene encoding F0F1 ATP synthase subunit alpha, producing MAELTISSDEIRSAIANYTSSYSAEASREEVGVVISAADGIAQVSGLPSVMANELLEFPGGVIGVAQNLDTDSIGVVILGNYELIKQGDQVRRTGDVLSIPVGENFLGRVINPLGKPIDGLGEIVAEEDRVLELQAPTVLERQPVEEPMATGIKAIDAMTPIGRGQRQLIIGDRKTGKTAVCIDTILNQKANWETGDKTKQVRCIYVAIGQKGSTIAALRKTLEEQGALEYTTIVAAPASDAAGFKWLAPFAGAALAQHWMYQGNHVLVIYDDLTKQAEAYRAISLLLRRPPGREAYPGDVFYLHSRLLERAAKLSDDLGAGSITALPIIETKANDVSAFIPTNVISITDGQVFLESDLFNRGVRPAINVGVSVSRVGGAAQTKGMKKVAGSLRLDLAAYRDLEAFATFASDLDSASKAQLERGQRLVQLLIQAENAPQSVEYQIISLWLAGEGAFDNVPVEDVRRFETELHEYLGSNAAQVYEQIAGGAQLSDESKESLLKATEDFKGSFQTTDGSPVINEPEVEALDANEVQKNQLSVSRKVSKK from the coding sequence ATGGCGGAGCTGACGATCTCCTCCGATGAGATCCGTAGCGCGATTGCGAACTACACCTCGAGCTACTCCGCGGAGGCCTCCCGTGAGGAGGTCGGCGTGGTTATTTCGGCCGCTGACGGTATTGCCCAGGTTTCGGGCCTCCCGTCTGTTATGGCGAATGAGCTCCTCGAATTCCCGGGCGGCGTCATCGGCGTCGCACAGAACCTCGACACCGATTCCATCGGCGTTGTAATCCTGGGTAACTACGAGCTAATCAAACAAGGCGACCAGGTTCGCCGCACGGGAGACGTTCTGTCTATCCCCGTCGGTGAGAACTTCCTGGGTCGCGTTATCAACCCCCTTGGCAAGCCGATTGACGGTTTGGGCGAAATCGTAGCTGAAGAGGACCGCGTCCTCGAGCTTCAGGCACCTACCGTGCTTGAGCGTCAGCCTGTCGAAGAGCCTATGGCCACCGGTATCAAGGCTATCGATGCAATGACTCCGATTGGCCGTGGTCAGCGCCAGCTGATCATTGGTGACCGTAAGACCGGTAAGACCGCAGTCTGCATTGACACCATCCTTAACCAGAAGGCTAACTGGGAGACCGGCGACAAGACCAAGCAGGTTCGCTGCATCTACGTCGCAATCGGCCAGAAGGGCTCCACCATTGCAGCCCTGCGTAAGACCCTTGAAGAGCAGGGCGCTCTTGAGTACACCACCATTGTGGCTGCTCCTGCCTCTGATGCTGCAGGCTTTAAGTGGCTTGCACCATTCGCTGGCGCTGCTCTCGCACAGCACTGGATGTACCAGGGCAATCACGTCTTGGTCATCTACGATGATCTCACCAAGCAGGCTGAGGCATACCGTGCCATCTCCCTCTTGCTGCGTCGCCCACCAGGCCGCGAAGCATACCCAGGTGACGTCTTCTACCTGCACTCCCGTCTGCTGGAGCGCGCTGCAAAGCTGTCTGATGATCTAGGCGCAGGTTCCATCACTGCACTGCCAATCATTGAGACCAAGGCAAATGACGTTTCCGCCTTCATTCCTACCAACGTAATTTCCATTACCGATGGTCAGGTATTCCTTGAGTCCGATCTGTTTAACCGTGGCGTTCGCCCGGCAATTAACGTCGGTGTTTCCGTCTCCCGTGTCGGTGGCGCAGCTCAGACCAAGGGTATGAAGAAGGTTGCCGGTTCACTCCGTCTGGACTTGGCTGCTTACCGCGACCTGGAAGCTTTCGCTACCTTCGCATCTGACCTGGACTCTGCCTCCAAGGCACAGCTTGAGCGTGGCCAGCGCCTCGTTCAGCTGCTGATCCAGGCTGAGAATGCTCCTCAGTCCGTTGAGTACCAGATTATTTCTCTGTGGCTCGCCGGCGAAGGCGCTTTCGACAACGTTCCCGTCGAAGACGTGCGTCGTTTCGAGACCGAACTGCACGAGTACCTCGGATCCAACGCTGCTCAGGTTTATGAGCAGATCGCAGGCGGCGCTCAGCTGTCTGATGAGTCCAAGGAATCTCTGCTCAAGGCAACTGAAGACTTCAAGGGTTCTTTCCAGACCACTGATGGCTCCCCAGTTATCAATGAGCCTGAGGTAGAGGCACTTGACGCTAACGAGGTTCAGAAGAACCAGCTTTCCGTTTCCCGCAAGGTCAGCAAGAAGTAA
- a CDS encoding MraY family glycosyltransferase, with translation MGVGFAGIPLRELGLIILVAAAITYLSTGIIRILMVKSGRLNEIRDRDVHVMPKPRLGGVAMFSGFLGAVFLADQLPALTRGFMPITPEMNAVIWAGFVIVVVGALDDLFDLDAITKLIGQIVGAVTMSLLGLTWTILYLPFGGGTTLLIDQVQSTILTTLFTVALINALNFVDGLDGLSAGVGMIAGAAILVFSLTILFDQNGAVSAYPPAIIAAALVGICAGFLPHNFEPSRIFMGDSGSMLIGLLLAAASTSASGKINMSLYGTVDIIALMSPIIVVLAAVAVPLLDLVMAVIRRVSRGASPFSPDKMHLHHRLLAIGHTHRRVVLVLYMWVTVVAFGAVSFSIVPPLFATLLTIVGLVLAAALTSIPVLRSRHYNPRHANPAA, from the coding sequence ATGGGAGTCGGTTTCGCAGGGATTCCGCTGCGCGAACTAGGACTAATCATCCTGGTCGCAGCGGCAATTACCTACCTCAGCACCGGGATTATCCGGATCCTCATGGTCAAAAGTGGCCGGTTAAATGAGATCCGCGATAGAGATGTCCACGTCATGCCTAAACCACGTCTTGGTGGAGTGGCTATGTTCAGTGGATTCCTTGGTGCGGTATTCCTTGCGGACCAGCTTCCAGCCTTGACAAGAGGCTTTATGCCCATCACTCCAGAGATGAATGCCGTCATCTGGGCAGGCTTTGTCATTGTGGTGGTGGGTGCACTTGATGATCTCTTTGATCTTGATGCGATCACCAAGTTAATTGGCCAGATTGTCGGTGCTGTCACCATGAGTCTCTTGGGACTTACCTGGACAATTCTCTATCTTCCCTTTGGGGGAGGAACCACATTACTTATCGACCAAGTCCAGTCCACTATCTTGACAACACTGTTTACGGTGGCCTTGATTAACGCTTTGAACTTTGTGGATGGCCTCGATGGACTCTCTGCTGGTGTGGGCATGATTGCCGGCGCAGCCATTCTGGTTTTCTCCCTCACCATTCTTTTTGACCAAAATGGTGCGGTTTCCGCTTATCCGCCGGCCATTATTGCAGCAGCCTTAGTAGGTATTTGCGCCGGCTTTTTGCCTCATAATTTTGAGCCTTCGCGCATTTTTATGGGTGACTCTGGCTCCATGCTGATTGGTCTTTTGCTGGCTGCTGCCTCCACATCTGCTTCCGGCAAAATCAATATGAGCCTTTATGGCACGGTGGATATCATCGCGCTGATGTCACCAATTATCGTGGTGTTGGCAGCCGTAGCAGTTCCACTTTTGGATCTAGTGATGGCTGTTATTCGTCGTGTCAGTAGGGGAGCGTCACCGTTTTCGCCGGACAAAATGCACTTGCATCACCGTCTGCTCGCCATCGGACATACTCATCGTCGCGTGGTTTTGGTGTTGTATATGTGGGTAACTGTAGTGGCTTTTGGAGCTGTAAGTTTTTCCATTGTGCCCCCACTTTTTGCCACCCTTTTAACCATCGTTGGGTTGGTGCTGGCAGCTGCGCTAACCTCCATTCCTGTATTGCGCAGCCGGCACTATAACCCGCGCCATGCCAATCCGGCTGCCTAA
- a CDS encoding F0F1 ATP synthase subunit B: MANPIYYLAHANAESLPLESGNSILWPKAYDIVWSLIPFLIILFVFWKFVLPKFQEVLTEREDRIKGGIQRAEAAQAEAKAALEKYNAQLAEARTEAAEIREQARERGKQIEAELKDKANEESNRIIESGTKQLLAQREQVVNELRREMGQNSINLAEHLLGDQLSDNVKRSGTIDRFLADLDTVAPTGK; the protein is encoded by the coding sequence ATGGCGAATCCCATTTACTACCTTGCGCATGCAAACGCAGAGTCCCTGCCGCTCGAAAGTGGCAACTCCATTCTGTGGCCTAAGGCTTATGACATCGTCTGGTCCCTCATCCCGTTTTTGATCATCCTGTTTGTCTTCTGGAAGTTTGTTCTTCCGAAGTTCCAGGAGGTCCTGACCGAGCGTGAGGACCGGATCAAGGGAGGCATTCAGCGTGCCGAGGCTGCACAAGCCGAGGCGAAGGCTGCCCTTGAAAAGTACAACGCACAGCTCGCTGAGGCCCGTACCGAGGCTGCAGAGATCCGTGAGCAGGCGCGCGAGCGCGGCAAGCAGATCGAAGCAGAACTGAAGGACAAGGCCAACGAAGAGAGCAACCGCATCATCGAGTCCGGTACGAAGCAGCTTCTGGCACAGCGCGAGCAGGTCGTTAACGAACTGCGCCGCGAAATGGGCCAGAACTCCATCAACCTTGCCGAGCACCTACTTGGAGATCAGCTCTCCGATAACGTAAAGCGCTCTGGCACGATTGACCGCTTCCTTGCCGATCTCGACACTGTGGCACCGACCGGAAAGTAG
- the atpD gene encoding F0F1 ATP synthase subunit beta: MTTALEEQNAQQAATAGRVVRVIGAVVDVEFPRGELPALYNALTVEVALESVKKTIVLEVAQHLGDNLIRTIAMAPTDGLVRGAAVTDTAKPISVPVGDVVKGHVFNALGDCLDDVSLNTNPDIERWGIHREPPSFDQLEGKTEILETGIKVIDLLTPYVKGGKIGLFGGAGVGKTVLIQEMITRIAREFSGTSVFAGVGERTREGTDLFLEMEEMGVLQDTALVFGQMDEPPGVRMRVALSGLTMAEYFRDVQNQDVLLFIDNIFRFTQAGSEVSTLLGRMPSAVGYQPTLADEMGVLQERITSTKGRSITSLQAVYVPADDYTDPAPATTFAHLDATTELDRSIASKGIYPAVNPLTSTSRILEPAIVGERHYEVSQRVIGILQKNKELQDIIAILGMDELSEEDKITVARARRIERFLGQNFFVAEKFTGLPGSYVPLTDTIDAFERICNGDFDHYPEQAFNGLGGLDDVEAAYKKLTGK; the protein is encoded by the coding sequence ATGACTACAGCTCTTGAAGAGCAGAACGCACAGCAGGCAGCTACTGCCGGCCGTGTCGTGCGTGTCATTGGCGCGGTCGTCGACGTGGAGTTCCCCCGCGGCGAGCTGCCAGCACTGTACAACGCACTGACTGTTGAGGTTGCCCTCGAATCAGTCAAGAAGACCATCGTCCTCGAGGTTGCCCAGCACCTCGGCGACAACCTTATCCGTACCATCGCTATGGCTCCTACCGACGGACTTGTCCGCGGTGCTGCTGTAACCGATACGGCTAAGCCAATCTCCGTTCCAGTCGGCGATGTTGTTAAGGGTCACGTATTCAACGCTCTGGGCGACTGCCTGGACGATGTTTCCCTGAACACCAACCCTGACATCGAGCGTTGGGGCATCCACCGTGAGCCTCCATCATTCGATCAGCTCGAGGGTAAGACCGAGATCCTGGAAACCGGCATCAAGGTTATTGACCTTTTGACCCCTTACGTTAAGGGCGGCAAGATTGGTCTCTTCGGTGGTGCAGGTGTGGGTAAGACCGTTCTTATCCAGGAAATGATCACCCGTATCGCTCGCGAATTCTCCGGTACTTCCGTATTCGCAGGCGTTGGTGAGCGTACCCGTGAGGGCACCGACCTCTTCCTCGAAATGGAAGAAATGGGCGTTCTCCAGGACACCGCACTGGTCTTCGGCCAGATGGATGAGCCACCAGGAGTCCGTATGCGCGTGGCACTGTCCGGCCTGACCATGGCGGAGTACTTCCGCGATGTGCAGAACCAGGACGTGCTGTTGTTCATCGACAACATCTTCCGTTTCACCCAGGCTGGTTCCGAGGTTTCTACCCTTCTGGGTCGTATGCCTTCCGCCGTGGGTTACCAGCCAACCTTGGCTGATGAAATGGGTGTGCTCCAGGAGCGTATTACCTCCACCAAGGGCCGTTCGATTACCTCTCTGCAGGCCGTTTACGTCCCTGCCGACGACTACACCGACCCAGCCCCAGCGACCACCTTCGCTCACTTGGATGCAACCACCGAGCTTGACCGCTCCATCGCTTCCAAGGGTATTTACCCTGCAGTGAACCCGCTGACCTCTACCTCTCGTATTCTCGAGCCTGCTATCGTTGGCGAGCGTCACTACGAGGTTTCTCAGCGTGTCATCGGCATTCTGCAGAAGAACAAGGAACTCCAGGACATCATCGCCATCCTTGGTATGGACGAGCTGTCTGAAGAGGACAAGATCACCGTTGCTCGCGCCCGTCGTATCGAGCGCTTCCTCGGCCAGAACTTCTTCGTTGCTGAAAAGTTCACGGGTCTTCCAGGTTCTTATGTGCCACTGACTGACACCATCGACGCTTTCGAGCGCATCTGCAACGGCGACTTCGACCACTACCCAGAGCAGGCCTTCAACGGCCTCGGTGGTTTGGACGATGTCGAAGCTGCTTACAAGAAGCTGACCGGAAAGTAA
- a CDS encoding thiamine-binding protein codes for MIVAFSVAPAVTDNPDAEMADAVTEAIRVVRASGLPNETNAMFTLIEGEWDEVFAVIKEATEAVSKVAPRTSLVIKADIRPGHTGQLTRKVEAVEERLAADH; via the coding sequence ATGATTGTTGCTTTTTCTGTTGCCCCCGCAGTAACCGATAACCCTGATGCAGAGATGGCAGATGCCGTCACCGAAGCGATCCGCGTGGTCCGGGCTTCTGGACTTCCCAATGAAACGAATGCCATGTTTACCCTCATTGAAGGGGAGTGGGATGAGGTATTTGCCGTAATTAAGGAGGCTACCGAGGCAGTCTCCAAGGTCGCTCCACGTACCTCATTAGTTATTAAGGCTGATATTCGCCCCGGACATACCGGACAGCTCACCCGCAAGGTCGAGGCAGTAGAAGAACGGCTTGCCGCAGATCATTAG
- a CDS encoding F0F1 ATP synthase subunit gamma: MATIRELRDRIRSVNSTKKITKAQELIATSRITKAQGRVAAAAPYAEEIQRVLERLASASSLDHPMLREREGGKRAAVLVVTSDRGMAGGYNHNVLKKAAELEKLLSERGYEVVRYVTGKKGVDYYKFREDAVAGAWTGFSQDPDWNATHNVRRHLIDGFSATSEGEAAYREGLNVAEGQDIQGFDQVHVVYTEFISMLTQNPVVHQLLPIEPVVEDDIFEKGEDLLSSSGDVEPDYEFEPDADTLLEALLPQYISRRLFSIFLEAAAAESASRRNAMKSATDNATALVKDLSRVANQARQAQITQEITEIVGGAGALADSGESD; the protein is encoded by the coding sequence ATGGCAACAATTCGTGAATTGCGTGACCGAATTCGTTCGGTTAACTCAACCAAGAAGATCACCAAGGCTCAAGAGCTCATCGCCACCTCTCGCATCACCAAGGCACAGGGTCGCGTTGCGGCAGCTGCGCCGTACGCCGAGGAAATCCAGCGTGTGCTGGAGCGTCTCGCGTCGGCAAGCTCCCTCGACCATCCCATGCTTCGTGAGCGTGAAGGCGGCAAACGAGCCGCCGTGCTCGTGGTCACCTCTGACCGCGGCATGGCCGGTGGCTACAACCACAACGTGCTGAAGAAGGCTGCGGAGCTCGAGAAGCTCCTCAGCGAGCGCGGCTACGAAGTGGTTCGTTATGTCACCGGTAAGAAGGGCGTGGACTACTACAAGTTCCGCGAAGATGCCGTTGCGGGCGCCTGGACTGGATTCTCACAGGATCCAGACTGGAACGCTACCCACAACGTCCGCCGCCACCTCATTGATGGCTTTAGCGCCACCTCTGAGGGAGAGGCTGCATATCGCGAGGGCCTGAATGTGGCAGAAGGCCAGGATATCCAGGGCTTCGACCAGGTTCATGTGGTCTACACCGAGTTCATCTCTATGCTGACTCAGAATCCAGTAGTGCACCAGCTACTGCCAATCGAGCCAGTCGTCGAAGATGATATTTTCGAAAAAGGCGAGGATCTGTTGTCCTCTTCCGGCGATGTCGAACCAGATTATGAGTTCGAGCCGGATGCTGACACTTTGCTTGAGGCACTGCTTCCGCAGTACATCTCGCGTCGGCTGTTCTCCATCTTCTTGGAGGCCGCAGCTGCAGAGTCCGCTTCACGTCGAAACGCGATGAAATCTGCTACTGATAACGCAACGGCACTGGTCAAAGACCTGTCCCGTGTGGCCAACCAGGCACGTCAGGCACAGATCACCCAGGAAATCACAGAGATTGTCGGTGGCGCTGGTGCGCTCGCCGACAGCGGAGAAAGTGACTAG
- a CDS encoding F0F1 ATP synthase subunit delta, which yields MHAASREALAKVSSDLDTALAADNTVAVAAQAGNELFDVVEILDGDRALRVAVADSSKDAQSRVGLIEAVFGGKVSPSVLEVLKDAAEQTWSTPREFRAGLVQLGRRALLRSAEQQGLLGQVEDELFRLSRILDREGKLTQLLSDRTQEAATRRELLAKVLYGKVTAVTEALALQVIGRPEHNPIDDIAALAANVAELQGRSVAYVVSAVELHEGQQQALAEKLGRIYGRAMSIHSEVDTSLLGGMIIRVGDEVIDGSTSGKLERLRATFA from the coding sequence ATGCACGCAGCGAGCCGTGAGGCACTGGCAAAGGTATCGTCCGATCTGGACACTGCTCTTGCAGCAGATAACACCGTGGCAGTAGCCGCCCAGGCTGGAAACGAGCTGTTCGACGTCGTCGAGATCCTCGATGGCGACCGCGCTCTGCGTGTGGCTGTGGCTGATTCCTCCAAGGACGCGCAAAGCCGCGTCGGCCTCATCGAGGCCGTGTTCGGTGGAAAGGTGAGCCCATCTGTTCTCGAAGTCCTCAAAGACGCCGCAGAGCAGACTTGGTCCACCCCACGCGAGTTCCGTGCTGGACTCGTCCAACTTGGCCGTCGCGCCCTGCTTCGCTCAGCTGAGCAGCAGGGTCTGCTAGGCCAGGTAGAAGACGAACTGTTCCGACTAAGCCGCATCCTAGATCGTGAAGGCAAGCTCACTCAGTTGCTTTCTGATCGCACCCAGGAAGCTGCAACTCGCCGCGAACTGCTAGCCAAGGTGCTTTATGGCAAGGTAACCGCTGTTACCGAGGCATTGGCACTGCAGGTTATTGGTCGCCCCGAGCACAACCCAATTGATGACATCGCCGCTTTGGCAGCCAACGTAGCTGAGCTACAAGGTCGCTCCGTGGCATATGTTGTCTCTGCGGTTGAACTACACGAGGGACAGCAGCAGGCATTAGCCGAAAAGCTGGGACGTATTTATGGTCGTGCGATGAGCATCCACTCCGAGGTTGATACCAGCCTCCTCGGTGGAATGATCATCCGCGTCGGAGACGAAGTTATTGACGGAAGCACCTCGGGTAAGCTCGAGCGCCTTCGTGCAACCTTCGCTTAA
- a CDS encoding F0F1 ATP synthase subunit epsilon, whose amino-acid sequence MAEITVELVSVERMLWSGQASIVTAQTTEGEIGVLPDHEPLLGQLAENGVVTIQPTNGDKLVAGVSGGFLSVSKAKVTILADFAVWANEVDTASAEADLNSDDELAKAHAEAGLRAVRRSSEGL is encoded by the coding sequence ATGGCTGAAATCACCGTTGAACTGGTGTCTGTGGAGCGCATGCTCTGGTCGGGTCAGGCCAGCATTGTGACTGCTCAGACCACCGAGGGTGAGATCGGCGTGCTGCCCGATCACGAGCCTCTTCTTGGCCAGCTGGCTGAGAATGGTGTTGTGACCATCCAACCGACCAATGGCGACAAGCTTGTTGCTGGCGTGTCGGGTGGATTCCTCTCCGTATCCAAGGCAAAGGTGACGATCCTCGCGGACTTCGCCGTCTGGGCGAATGAGGTTGATACCGCATCCGCCGAGGCAGACCTTAATTCGGACGACGAGCTGGCCAAGGCACATGCCGAGGCTGGGCTGCGCGCGGTCCGCCGCAGCAGCGAAGGTCTCTAA
- the nucS gene encoding endonuclease NucS, whose protein sequence is MRLVIARCSVDYVGRLEAHLPVADRLLMVKADGSVSIHADDRAYKPLNWMTPPCSLQETPIMDEDGQATGESLWVVENKKGEQLRITVEQIHSEQNFELGTDPGLVKDGVEDHLQQLLAEHITTLGDGYTLIRREYPTAIGPVDILCRNADGQTVAVEIKRRGGIDGVEQLTRYLELLNRDELLKPVQGIFAAQEIKPQAKTLAEDRGIKCVILDYQALRGIESNELTLF, encoded by the coding sequence ATGCGTCTTGTCATCGCCCGTTGTTCAGTTGATTATGTCGGCCGCCTGGAAGCTCACCTTCCCGTGGCCGATCGCCTTTTAATGGTTAAGGCAGATGGTTCCGTGTCCATCCATGCCGATGACCGTGCGTATAAGCCCCTTAACTGGATGACACCACCGTGCAGCCTCCAAGAAACCCCCATCATGGATGAGGATGGACAAGCAACCGGTGAAAGCCTTTGGGTGGTGGAAAACAAGAAGGGTGAGCAGCTGCGCATCACTGTTGAGCAGATCCATTCCGAGCAAAACTTTGAACTCGGAACTGATCCGGGCTTGGTAAAAGATGGCGTGGAGGATCATCTGCAGCAATTGCTGGCAGAACATATCACCACCTTGGGTGACGGTTACACGCTTATTCGCCGTGAGTACCCTACAGCTATTGGACCTGTTGATATTTTGTGCCGCAATGCCGATGGTCAGACCGTGGCCGTGGAAATTAAGCGACGCGGTGGTATCGATGGTGTAGAGCAGTTAACCCGCTATTTGGAATTGCTCAACCGCGATGAGTTGCTCAAGCCTGTGCAGGGCATCTTCGCGGCTCAAGAAATTAAGCCCCAGGCCAAAACCTTGGCGGAAGACCGTGGCATTAAATGTGTCATCTTGGATTACCAGGCCTTGCGGGGCATTGAATCCAATGAGCTCACCCTTTTCTAA
- a CDS encoding ATP synthase F0 subunit C yields MNEIILAQDATESTITGLGAVGYGIATIGPGLGIGILVGKALEGMARQPEMAGQLRTTMFLGIAFVEALALIGLVAGFLF; encoded by the coding sequence ATGAACGAGATCATCCTGGCTCAGGACGCAACCGAGTCCACCATCACCGGCCTTGGCGCTGTCGGCTACGGCATCGCAACCATCGGCCCAGGCCTCGGCATCGGCATCTTGGTTGGTAAGGCACTCGAGGGCATGGCACGCCAGCCTGAGATGGCCGGACAGCTCCGTACCACCATGTTCCTGGGCATCGCCTTCGTTGAGGCCCTGGCACTGATCGGCCTCGTTGCTGGCTTCCTGTTCTAA
- the atpB gene encoding F0F1 ATP synthase subunit A, which yields MKGEFHSPNLDDEFFPGHVTENGDVVDMLFTDFANGWFALDRIMLIRLLMTAIIVIFFLLAMRKPKLIPHGVQNFAEYALDFVRIHIAEDILGKKEGRRFLPIIATIFFAALLMNLTTIIPGLNISPNARIGFPIVMAVAGYIAFIYAGSKRYGFAKYVKSSIVIPNIPPALHVLVVPIEFFSTFILRPITLALRLMANFLAGHLILVLLYSATNFFFWQMNGWTAMSGVTIILAVLFTVYELIVIFLQAYIFALLVAVYIELSLHADSH from the coding sequence ATGAAGGGTGAATTTCACAGCCCGAATTTGGACGACGAATTTTTCCCGGGGCACGTAACCGAAAATGGCGACGTCGTGGACATGTTGTTCACCGATTTCGCCAATGGTTGGTTCGCACTTGATCGCATTATGTTGATCCGTCTTCTTATGACGGCAATTATTGTGATCTTCTTCCTTTTGGCCATGCGTAAGCCAAAGCTTATTCCGCATGGAGTCCAGAATTTTGCAGAGTATGCGCTCGATTTTGTTCGTATTCACATCGCTGAGGACATCCTTGGAAAGAAGGAAGGCCGTCGGTTCCTACCGATTATCGCCACCATCTTCTTTGCTGCCCTCTTGATGAACTTGACTACCATCATTCCAGGCCTGAACATCTCGCCGAACGCTCGTATCGGTTTCCCCATTGTTATGGCGGTCGCCGGCTACATTGCCTTCATCTACGCAGGATCTAAGCGCTACGGATTTGCGAAGTACGTTAAGTCTTCCATTGTGATCCCGAATATTCCTCCAGCTCTTCACGTGCTGGTGGTTCCAATTGAGTTCTTCTCTACCTTCATCTTGAGGCCAATTACCCTGGCGCTTCGTTTGATGGCTAACTTCCTTGCCGGCCACTTGATTCTGGTCCTGCTGTACTCCGCCACGAACTTCTTCTTCTGGCAGATGAACGGCTGGACTGCAATGTCTGGCGTTACCATCATCTTGGCAGTCCTCTTCACTGTGTACGAGCTCATCGTCATCTTCCTGCAGGCATACATCTTTGCCCTGCTGGTTGCTGTCTACATTGAGCTTTCCCTGCACGCGGATTCTCACTAG